A region from the Pelecanus crispus isolate bPelCri1 chromosome 11, bPelCri1.pri, whole genome shotgun sequence genome encodes:
- the ARL6IP4 gene encoding ADP-ribosylation factor-like protein 6-interacting protein 4 isoform X2, with translation MAHSQSRKRSRSRSKSNSQSRQERKEKKKRKSSKDSHRGSSSPPRKRTSGSHRHKSSSAAAREEKKEGKDKKKRKTSTSSSETASSSSGSSSSSSSSSSSSDDSSDSDSKTKKSRHGKKKRTKQKDKKKKKKKRMKKKSKKKSKEGAKEEKPKGEAVPGPSLEQWQKESLVDSGPDEQKSRIQAMKPMTKEEWDARQSVIRRVVDPETGRTRLIKGDGEVLEEIVSKERHKEINKQATRGDGLAFQARTGMLQ, from the exons ATGGCCCACAGCCAGTCTCGGAAGAGATCGCGAAGCAGGAGCAAAAGCAATtctcagagcaggcaggagaggaaggagaagaaaaagaggaaaagcagcaaggacTCGCACCggggcagcagctctcctccaagGAAGCGGACCTCTGGGTCTCACAGACACAAGTCGAGCTCAGCGGCAGCTAGGGAAG aaaagaaggaaggaaaggacaaaaagaagaggaagacaagtacctcttcctctgagacaGCATCTTCATCCAGTGgctcttcctcatcttcctcttcctccagctcctcttctgATGACTCCAGTGACAGTGACTCCAAAACAAAGAAGAGTCGACATGGCAAAAAAAAGcgaacaaaacagaaagacaaaaagaagaagaagaagaagagaatgaagaagaaatcaaaaaagAAGTCAAAGGAAGGGGCTAAGGAGGAGAAGCCCAAGGGAGAAGCAGTGCCCGGCCCCTCACTGGAGCAGTGGCAGAAGGAGTCGCTGGTGGACTCCGGACCAG ACGAACAAAAATCCCGAATCCAGGCTATGAAGCCAATGACAAAGGAAGAATGGGATGCGAGGCAGAGTGTCATAAGGAGAGTTGTCGATCCTGAAACAGGGAGAACCAG GCTTATTAAGGGAGATGGAGAAGTACTAGAAGAAATCGTCAGCAAGGAGAGACACAAGGAGATTAACAAG CAAGCCACCCGCGGGGACGGGCTGGCCTTCCAGGCGAGGACGGGGATGCTGCAGTGA
- the ARL6IP4 gene encoding ADP-ribosylation factor-like protein 6-interacting protein 4 isoform X1, whose product MAHSQSRKRSRSRSKSNSQSRQERKEKKKRKSSKDSHRGSSSPPRKRTSGSHRHKSSSAAAREEKKEGKDKKKRKTSTSSSETASSSSGSSSSSSSSSSSSDDSSDSDSKTKKSRHGKKKRTKQKDKKKKKKKRMKKKSKKKSKEGAKEEKPKGEAVPGPSLEQWQKESLVDSGPVLTDEQKSRIQAMKPMTKEEWDARQSVIRRVVDPETGRTRLIKGDGEVLEEIVSKERHKEINKQATRGDGLAFQARTGMLQ is encoded by the exons ATGGCCCACAGCCAGTCTCGGAAGAGATCGCGAAGCAGGAGCAAAAGCAATtctcagagcaggcaggagaggaaggagaagaaaaagaggaaaagcagcaaggacTCGCACCggggcagcagctctcctccaagGAAGCGGACCTCTGGGTCTCACAGACACAAGTCGAGCTCAGCGGCAGCTAGGGAAG aaaagaaggaaggaaaggacaaaaagaagaggaagacaagtacctcttcctctgagacaGCATCTTCATCCAGTGgctcttcctcatcttcctcttcctccagctcctcttctgATGACTCCAGTGACAGTGACTCCAAAACAAAGAAGAGTCGACATGGCAAAAAAAAGcgaacaaaacagaaagacaaaaagaagaagaagaagaagagaatgaagaagaaatcaaaaaagAAGTCAAAGGAAGGGGCTAAGGAGGAGAAGCCCAAGGGAGAAGCAGTGCCCGGCCCCTCACTGGAGCAGTGGCAGAAGGAGTCGCTGGTGGACTCCGGACCAG TTTTGACAGACGAACAAAAATCCCGAATCCAGGCTATGAAGCCAATGACAAAGGAAGAATGGGATGCGAGGCAGAGTGTCATAAGGAGAGTTGTCGATCCTGAAACAGGGAGAACCAG GCTTATTAAGGGAGATGGAGAAGTACTAGAAGAAATCGTCAGCAAGGAGAGACACAAGGAGATTAACAAG CAAGCCACCCGCGGGGACGGGCTGGCCTTCCAGGCGAGGACGGGGATGCTGCAGTGA